The genomic window GCCGGCCCAGCGCCTCGACCAGGCGCGCGGGCTGCTTGGTGTTGAGCGCGGGCACCAGCACCCAGTCGGGCTGGCGCATCTCGTCCGCGCGGTCCACCACCATGGTCAGGCCATGCGCGGTGCGGATGCGCTGGCGCACGCCGACCACGCGCAGCTCGAAGGGCGGCCGCGCCGCGCCCTGCTCGGCCGCCACCTCGTTGGCCGCGGAGAACAGGTCGAGGAACACGCTCAGGCCGGTGTCGAACACGCCATCGAGCGCCAGGATCGCGATCTTCATCATGTCGCAAATGATATCAATATTGTCATTTACGACCATGGCGCCTCGGGGAATACCCGCCTACGCTAGGGACCATGACATCGCCCATCGACTCCCCTCTGGACCGTTCGGCCTGGGCTGCGCTCGTCGGCCCGCAGGCGCACCTGGGACACGGCAACGCCCTGGCCCGCCGCTATCACACCGAGGTCGCGCCGTTCGCGGGACTGGTCGAGGAAAGCCCGGCCGCCTTCGATGCGCTGCGTGCGCTGCTGGGCCCGGACGATCGCGTCATGCTGCCCACGCTCGCGCCGGTCGCCGGCATCGACGGCCTGCAGGCCAGGCTGATCGGCCAGGTCCACCAGATGGTCGCGCTGCAGCCCGGCACGGGCCGCGCGGCGGATGTGCAGGCGGCGCCGCTCGACGCCGCCGACGTGCCCGATGCCCTGGCCCTCGTCGCCCGCACCCGGCCCGGCCCCTTCGGCCCGCGCACGCTCGAGATGGGCGACTACTTCGGCGTCCGCGACCAGGGCCTGCTCATGGCGATGGCCGGCGAGCGCATGCGCTTCGACGGCCACGCCGAGATCAGCGCGGTCTGCGTCGACGACCCCTGGCGCGGCCGCGGCCTCGCCGCCGTCCTCGTGAACCTGCTGCGCGCGCGCATCGAGGCGCGCGGCGAGACCGCCTTCCTGCACGTGCTCAGCGACAACGCGAATGCCATCGCGCTCTACGAGCGGCTCGGCTTCCGCCATCGCCGCACCCTGTTCCTGCACCAGATCGCCCTGGCCACCGTTTGACTCACCCCGCGCTTCGGCGCACAAGGAAACACCATGAAGATCCAAGGTTCCGTCGTATTCGTGACGGGCGCCAACCGTGGCCTCGGCCTCGAATTCGCCCGCCAGGCGCTGGCGCTCGGCGCCGCCAAGGTCTATGCCGCCGCGCGCGAGCCCTCGCAGATCCCGCTGCTGGGCGTGCTGCCGATCCGGCTCGACGTGCGCGATCCCGCGCAGGTCGCCCAGGCCGCGGCCGATTGCCGCGACGTGACGCTGCTGATCAACAACGCGGGCATCGGCCGGCTCGGCGGCTTCGTCGGCGGCGATGCCGAGACCGACCCGGTCGCCACCTTGCGCGAGCAGCTCGAGACCAACCTCTTCGGCATGCTGCACATGAGCCGCGCCTTCGCGGGCGTGCTGGGCCGCAACGGCGG from Variovorax paradoxus includes these protein-coding regions:
- a CDS encoding GNAT family N-acetyltransferase; this encodes MTSPIDSPLDRSAWAALVGPQAHLGHGNALARRYHTEVAPFAGLVEESPAAFDALRALLGPDDRVMLPTLAPVAGIDGLQARLIGQVHQMVALQPGTGRAADVQAAPLDAADVPDALALVARTRPGPFGPRTLEMGDYFGVRDQGLLMAMAGERMRFDGHAEISAVCVDDPWRGRGLAAVLVNLLRARIEARGETAFLHVLSDNANAIALYERLGFRHRRTLFLHQIALATV
- a CDS encoding SDR family oxidoreductase, whose product is MKIQGSVVFVTGANRGLGLEFARQALALGAAKVYAAAREPSQIPLLGVLPIRLDVRDPAQVAQAAADCRDVTLLINNAGIGRLGGFVGGDAETDPVATLREQLETNLFGMLHMSRAFAGVLGRNGGGAMLNLLSLFSWANTPMIGAYGVSKAAAWALTNGLRHELRAQGTQVVGFHAGPIDTDMVRALEVPKASPEDVVRQSYAAIEAGQEEVLVDEGTRQAKGALSQGIYLRDVMAG